The Gloeocapsa sp. PCC 73106 DNA segment GTCTTTGTTTAGCTGGTTCGGTACTTTCAATCAGAATCACTGGGGTTGAATTTTGACAGCTAGCTAACGCTGATTGTTGACTCCACAGTTGATCGCCCAACACCCAAACTCCGATAGTCATGGTTGTTTTAAGGTAAATTTTTGAATGATTAACTGTAATGCTAGTAAAATTAGACCAATGGTGACCATGCTAAATACTCCTGTACCTAAAGCAGTAACACCCACTACTAGAGTACGTACCGCGATCGCTAACTGGATACTAACTGGATTAGTAAAGGTAATAGGTTTAGTCGCAAAAGTCGTAGCGATTGCCCGCATGAGATAAAAAATAGCGATCGCCAAAGGTCCTGATACACTCGCTCCCACTAAACATTGTATTGGGGTTA contains these protein-coding regions:
- a CDS encoding DUF3082 domain-containing protein, with protein sequence MNQKVTPIQCLVGASVSGPLAIAIFYLMRAIATTFATKPITFTNPVSIQLAIAVRTLVVGVTALGTGVFSMVTIGLILLALQLIIQKFTLKQP